Below is a genomic region from Streptomyces sp. NBC_00461.
CTGCCCAGCCTTCGGGCCAGCGCTTCGAGCAGGAAGGCCGGTACGGGCGGCCGGGGTGTGGTGCCCGACAGCCAGCGGGAGACCGTCGACCGGTCGCAGGCCAGCTGCTGTCCGTGTTCGGCGGCTACCACCTTGACGGCCGCGGCGAGCTGAGCCGGACTCCAGTCGGCTTCCTCCATGAGGTGACGCAGACGGGTGTTGGGTGTTCTGGGCACGTCCTGCCTCTCTGGCTCCGGTCGGCCAGAGAGGCCCCCGTTTTCACAAAGGTTCAAAGTTGCACTGGTTGCAGCGGATCCACCGCCTCGCCCCCCTGTGCGGCCCAAGCCCGGGTGACTGTACTGGATGTACCCGGCAGCCAAGCGCCCCCAACAACGGGGTGTGGCTTGCTGGGTTCGTTCTGGCCGTACCTGACCTGGACCCGGCGATAGGGAGGTGCCCGATGGGCGCTCCGGCACGTGACCGCTTGGGCGTCACGGATCTGGCCGGCCTGTACGGCCCGGACGCGGTCCGGGACACACCAGCCGCAGAGCTCCCCGCTCTGGCCGCGCGGATCCGCCGGTTTCTGATCGAGAAGGTGTGTGCGTCGGGCGGGCATCTGGGCCCGAACTGGGGGTGGTGGAGCTGACCCTCGCCCTGCACCGGGTGTTCGACGCGCCCCGGGACACGCTCGTCTTCGATACCGGGCACCAGGCGTACGTACACAAGCTGCCGACCGGCCGCGCCAAGGAGTTCGACGGTTTACGCCGGTCTGGCGGGCTATCCGGATCCCCGTCCCGAAGTGAATCGGTGCATGACCTGGTGGAGAACTCCCATGCCTCCACCGCCCTTTCCTACGCCGACGGCCTGGCCAAGGCGCGCGCCCTGAACGGCCAGAGGGAGCGGGCGGTCGTGGCGGTCATCGGCGATGGGGCGATGACCGGCGGCATGGTGTGGGAGGCACTGAACAACATCGGCGGCGCTCCCGACCGGCCGGTGATCGTGGTCCTCAACGACAACGGCTGTTCCTACGCCCCCACCACCGGGGCCCTGGCCCAGCACCTCACCGCCCTGAAGCAGAGCGGAGGAGCCGAGGCGTGCCAGAACCTGTTCACCGAGCTCGGCTTCACCTACTTCGGGCCCATCGACGGGCACAACACCAGCCAGATCGAGGCCGTTCTGCGGCGGGCGCGCGCCATGCGCCGTCACGTGGTGGTGCATGTGATGACCGTCAAGGGCAAGGGCTACGATCCGGCCGAGCACGATGAGGCGGACTGCCTGCACGGGGTGGGCACCGTCGATCCGGCCACCGGTCGCCCCGCCGCCCTGAGTTCCGCCGAGCCACGGTCGTGGACGAGTGTGTTCGGCGAGGCTCTCGTGGAGGCGGCGGCCGAGCGTGAGGAAATCGTCGCGATCACCGCTGCGATGCTGCGGCCCACCGGCCTGCACCCGATGGCCGAACGCTTCCCCGACCGGGTCTTCGATGTCGGCATCGCCGAACAGCACGCGGTCACCTCCGCGGCCGGTCTGGCGATGGGCGGCTTCCACCCCCGCTTCGCCTTACCCCGGCAACTGACCGCCCCCGACGGCCAGACGGGCACCACGTGAACGGCCGGGACAAGGCCGAAGAGGCAATCGAGCGGGGGCTGAGCTACCTCTCCCACCAGGTCGAAGGCAGGGGTATGCCGGCTGCCCAGCTTGCCACCGACCGTCTCTTTCATCATTGCTGCTCAGGCACCGAGGCCCGCGCGCGCGTGCTGCGACAGTTCGGCATCGACCTCGGGTTCAATCCGGCAGACGAGGCGTTCTCGGCCATGCTCGCCTTGTCAGTGCTGCCGGCACCTTGCCTGAGTCCCACGGCTGGTGCTGCGCTGGTCCGGCAGGTCGACAGCAGCCGCTGGCAGCACAGGTTCCGGTTCTTCCCGGCCGTCGGCCAATTCGCCGCCGATACCGACTGTACGGCTCACGCCGCCAGCGGCCTGTCCGCGCATGGCGCCATGCCCCGGCACAGGCTGCATGCCGTTGTGCGGGAACTGGGCGACGCAGCCGCCCCGCCCGCAACGGGATCCACCGAAAGGGGCCGTCGCCCCGGCCTGCATCCCGGGGTTGTGATGGTCTACTGGGACGATGGGGCCGAGCCGGGCGCCACACCCAGGGGACGCAAGCACGACCCCGTCGTCTGCGCCAATGCCCTGCACACCATGAGCCTGGCCACACCATCAGCGCTCACCGAGAATTGCCACCGGACCATGGCAGCCACCCTGGACTACGTCAGAGAGCATCTCGACTCCGGACGCTACCGGCACGGAACGCGCTACTACCCCTCACCCGACGCCTTCCTCCACGCGGCATCGCGCCTGTGCCTGCACACCACCGCACACATCGCCCCACTCACCGACGCCTTGCGGACCGCCCTCGTCCAGCGTGAGGCATACCTCACCACCCAGGAGGCAGCGGATGATCCACTCCAGTTGGCCCTGCGAACCATCGCGGCCAACAACCTTGCCCACACACACGCACAAGACGAACGGCGCGCCGCTCTCGTACGCCACCAACGACCCGATGGCTCCTGGCCCGCCCGCCCCTACTACCGCCTCGGTCGTGTGCCCCTGTACTTCGGCTCGCCACAGCTGACCACTCTCTTCGCCCTCGCAGCCCTGCACCCCCACAACCCACCACGCCGTGCCGCCGCCCTTCCACACACCGGCCAGACCAGTAAGGCACTGACACAATCTGAGGAGCCGCGATGAGTACCGATCTGCTCGCCCCGTACCGCATGATCAATCAGCGGCACCGTGACCTCACTCGGGAACTGCTCGCCTGGTCCCTCCGGCTGTGCTCTTGCGGGCAAGGCGCCGCCTGGCATGCCCAGACGGCCTACGTTGCGGCCACCTTCGAGACTTGTGGCGCACCATCCGATGCGACCCTGGACGAGAGCCTGCTCGGCGGGAAGTACATCGTCTTCTTCCTGTGCCTGGATGACGGTCCGACGGACCAACTGGCCAATCTGGAGCAGGAGCTGCGCAGTGGTCGCCCGGCGGCGAGTGGTGAGTGCGGCGTCCTGTGTCATGCGCTGCTGGACGAGATGAACAAGCGGGCCCTGGACACCCAGCAGTTCACGACTGAGCTTGCGGACTTCTGCTCCGCCATGGCCACGGAAGCCCAGCACGATGTCCGCACCATGACCGAGGAGCAATTCCATGCCCTGCGGCGGCAGACCATCGGCAACCAGCCGTACATCACCTGCTGGCGGGCTATCCGCGGCTTGCCCGTTCCCACCCCCGGGTCCGAAGCACAGGAGTTCAACGAGCTCGCGGTGGAGGCGGTCTACCTGGTCAACGATCTGGCGTCGATCACCAAGGATGAGGAGGAAGTACTGAAAGGAGCCGCTAACGCCTACGTGACATCCAACTGGGTCCTCTTCCACGCCCGGTCTCCAGGCGAACTGCATACCGCAATTGACACGGCCATCACGCGATACAGCCGCATCGTCGACACATTCGTCCACGCACCCCAAACGCCATTCGCATCCCTCTTGTCCAGCATCGTGGACGGCAACCTGGACGCACACCTCAGTCTGACCAGCATGCGCTACCCCGGATCGGCGCAAATCTTACGCGTACTCCCACATATCGGATCCTGAAGGCACCTCAGGAGCCCCGCCGAAGCGCGCCGGGAAGGCAAGAGGGGCTTGCGCACCGCTCACGACGAAGCACGTGCAGGACGGGCGTCTGCCATCGCCCAGGAACAGCGGGCTGAGGGCTCACCTCCGGCTCATCCACGTGAAAGTGCAGTTCAGTGCCATGCTGCGACCCGATGGGGGCGCCCTCTCAAGACGCGGCCGGCCGTCCGCCGAGTGGCGGCAGGGTAGCAATACATCCCAGGTCTTAGGGAGGAGCGGAACCAGCCGTACGTCGGAAAGGCTCACGTCGATTCGATGTAACCGCAGATAATCTCTCTGATGGAGATCCTTGCTGTGTGAAGTATGGACAACGCCGCCTGCGCACCCTATAAATACATCCCATGTTCCAGGTCCTTGTTGTTACAGGCCGGACATCTCCTCGACGCTTCAAGGCAGGGGCTGACATGGCCATGACGGATCAACGTGGCTTCGCAAGCAGAAAGCGCGGGGCGGGATGGCCGAGTTGACGACTGCTGGAGACGTGGGCGACCAGGACGGCGATGCCTGGCCGTACTTGAGTGAGCGGGAACTCGCAGCCGGGGAGGCTTCGATGTCGAACTCGGCGATCGCCCGAGTCCGAGTATTCCAGCGCCGCGAATCGGCCCTGGGCACTCCTTCCGGGCGCAAGCCAATTGACTCAAAGGCGGCGTAACCAGGCCTAACCGGACGCGCCTTGCTCCCCGTGGTGGCGAACGTGCCGGCACATGTGGGCGAGCTTACTTTCATCGCCGGCTCATTTAGTGACGACATGAACTGCCAGGTGTCCGGACGGAAGCAAGTCGGTCGTCGATCGCATTCGCCACTCCAGCGTGCACAACCAGGCCTTGCCCGGCCGGCGGATGGGAGCGCTCTCATTTTCAGATCCGACACCGAGAGGTACTCATGCACGAGCACAGGCCACCACCGCGCCGGAGACGGTTCGCGCAATTGTTCGCATCTGTCGTAGCGCTGCTCGCCGCGGCCCTTGCGGCGCCGCAATCGGCGTCCGCCACGACGGTGTCGGACATCAACGGGTCTACCGCGGGCAACGCCGCGATCAGGTCGGTCGACCTGGCCGGAACGTGGAGCTTCACGCCGAAGGGCCGCGCGGCGACGTCGATCACCGTGCCCGGCGGCGGTTGGTACAAGCAGGGCTTCACCGACGTGAACGAGGCGACGTACTCGCGCACCGTGACCGTGCCGGACACGGGGCAGCCGCAGTCGGTGTGGATCGAGTTCGGCGCGGTGAACCATCAGGCGACGCTGTCGGTGGACGGGCAGGTGGTCGCCACCCAGACCACCTCCTTCACGCAGTCGAACTTCGACATATCCGCCTTCGCCGCCCCTGGCACCACCCACACGATCAGCGTGAACGTCAAGGGCCGCTATGCCCTGATGAACGGGAGCCGGACCCTGGTTCCCGACGCCGCCCAGTGGTCCGAGGCGATCCCCCAGGGCATCTACCGCTCGGCGTTCCTGCGCGTGTATCCGGCGGTGTACGTCAGCGACGCGTTCGTGCGCACCTCCGTGGCCAACCAGACCCTCAGCTACGACGTGTCCGTGACGAACAGCTCCGGCAGTTCGCGGTCGGTGACGCTGACCGGCACGCTGGCCTCGGACAACAGCACGTCGTTCAACTACCCGTCGCTGCCCAGCAAGACGGTCACCGTGGCCGCCCACTCGACCGCCAAGGTGACGGTCGGCCCGGTGGCGTGGAACCTCGGCTCCTCCTCCTACTGGTGGCCGAACGTGCCCTACCGCTCCGGGTACCGCGCCCAGCTGCACCAGCTGTCGGTGCACGCGTCCACCGACGACGGCCGCACCAGCGACGCCTCCTACCGGTTCGGGTTCCGGGAGACCACCCAGAACGGCGAGTACTACTACCTCAACGGCGTGCGCGTGAACTTCCGCGGTGACAGCCTGCAGGGCGCGGACTACGACCGGATCGACAACGGCGGCAAGGGCGACGCCTATGACACGCTGCCCGGCTTCCTCCCGCCGTCCACGGGCAACGGCGGCTGGCCGCAGGCGGTCGACAACTATCAGCGGCTCAACTACAACGTGGTCCGCATCCACCAGGAGCCGGCCAGCCCGTACATGCTCGACGTGGCCGACGAGATGGGCCTGATGGTCATCGACGAGACCGCGATCCGCGGCACCTGCAGCTGCCAGGACTTCGTCGCAGGGCACGACAACATGGTCAACCACGCCCGGGCGCTGACGCTGCGTGACCGCAACCACCCGGCGATCATCCGCTGGAGCCAGAGCAACGAGGCGGACTACAGCAGCTTCGACTCCGAGTCGTTCGAAAAGGACCTGTACGCGGCGATGAACGGCAACGACGGCACCCGGCCGATCAGCGTCGACACCGGCTCGGCAACCAACCCGTACCCCAACATGCTGAACGGCAACTTCGCCGTCTACTCCCACTACATCGACGGCATCGGCAAGTACGGCGAGGCGCGCGCCAACCTGACCGGCCGGCCCGACGGTGAGGGCGAGTACGTCTGGGACAAGTCCAACACCAAGCAGGGCTTCGAATGGTTCGCCACCGCGACGATCGCCAAGCGCGCCAAGGACGCCAGCGACCTGCGCCCCTACACCCTGCTGTCCGGCTGGGCCAGTTTCGTGCCCGGCGTGAAGAGCACCGACTTCGTCCCCGAAGAGGGCGGCCATCCCGTCTACGGCGCGGACAACCTGTCCGACCCGTGGAGCAACCCGCAGATCCAGCGGATCCAGGCCGCGTTCAACCCGGTCGCCGCCGTCGACCTGCCGTACTGGTCGGCCTCCGGCCAGTCGGACACCAACGGCACCTTCCCGCTCCCGCAGGCGGTGGACACCTACTCCTTCAACAAGACCGTCACCCGGAACATCACCGTCTTCAACGACGATCTCAGCGGTACCTCCGTCGGCCTCAACTGGAAGGCGCGACTCGACAAGCCCGACGGCACGGTCATCGCGTCCGGAAGCGAACCCCTCACCATCCCGCTCGGCTCCCGGGTCAGCCAGCCGATCTCGTTCACCACGCCCGCCAGCGGTAACCGCGTCTACCTGGAGCTGTCGACCACGAAGTCGGGCAGCACCACGTTCACCGACTCGGTCGAGTACCTCAACCTGGGCAACCCGACGACCAGTGTGGACGACGCCGCCACCGCGGTGACCTACACCGGCAGTTGGAGTCACGCGAGCGACGAGAGCGGCCCGTACGCCGGCACGAACTCCTACAGTGACGTCACGGGCGACAAGTCGACGCTGAGCTTCGTCGGTACCGGCGTCACGCTGCACGCCGTGACCGCGCCCAGCCACGGCATCGTGGGCATCTCCATCGACGGCGGGGCGGAGACGCTGGTCGACGAGTACTCGGCGGACCGTACCGGCGACGTCGCGGTGTGGACCAGCCCCCGGCTCGCCTCCGGCACGCACACGATCAGCGTGCGTGTCACTGGCACCCAGCGGGCCGCTGCGACGCACGACTGGGCCACCGTTGACCGCTTCGAGATCGCCAACCAACCCAAGGAGGGCACGAACTACCGCATCGTCAACCGCAACAGCGGCAAGCCGCTCGCCGTGGCCGGCGGGTCGACCGCGGACGGCGCGCTGGTCGTCCAGACGGCAAATGGCGGCGCCTGGACCATCGACGCCGCTCCCGGGGGCGCGTACACACTGAAGTACGTCAGTAGCGGCAAGGCGCTCGATGTCGACGGCTACTCCTCGACCGTCGGGCTCCAGCTCCAGCAGTGGACACCCACCGGCGGCACCAACCAGCAGTGGTACCTGCGGCCCACGGGCGACGGGTACTTCACCGTCGTCAGCCACGACAGCGGGCTGGTGGCGGACGTGTACGGCTGGGACACCGGCGACGGCGCCAAGGTCGTGCAGTACACATCCGGCGGCGGCGCCAACCAGCAATGGAAGCTGATACCGGCGTGATCCTTTCACGACCATCACCCGCATCCTGACGGCTGCGGAACCCGACGTGCGGTCGGCCGGGCACCCGGCCGACCGCACGCCTCTGTCCCCGTGGACATACAGCAACGACCCGAACAGTGTGGGGCGGCCCCAGGGCCAGGGGTGTTGCAAAGTCCGGTGATCTTGTAGTTGCGCTGGTCAGGCGATGCCCAGGAGGGCGAGCGGGCGGGTGAACGGCTCGTAGGAGACGTGCCGGATGCCAGCGGCGATGTTGCGGTGTCCAGCGGCGCGGAGGGTGTTGATCGCCAGGTTGCGCAGGGCCGCCATGTTCTCGGGTCCATGGCCGGTGCGGATCTTCGAGGCGTCCTCGGCGAAGGTGGTGTCGCGGACGAAGTGCAGCCGGTTCTCGATGGTCCACTGCGACCTGGCGAGTTGGCCCAGGCGCTGGGGCGAGGCCTGATGCGAGGTCAGGTCCGTGATCGCGTAGACGGCCTGGCGGCTGATGACACCGGTCGTGAGATTCGTGCGGTAACGCAGGATGCGCACGGCCTGGGCGGCGTGCGGGAAGTCCAGGCCGAGGTCGGTCACGGTGAGGGCTCTGGTCGCCCGGGTTTCCCGGCGGCCGTGGCCGATCTCGCGGTCGTAGCGGCGGGCGGTGACGTCCTTCCACGGCAGCGATCGCAGCCGGCGGTGCAGCTCGGGCTGGTTGGCCTTGACCACCAGCAGGTAGTGCGCCTTCTTCTCCTCCACCAGGAAGCACGCGTGGGCGCGCTGGGTGTGCAGGGCAACGGCCGTGACCGTGACCCCCGTCAGGTCGAAGGGCGCCAGTAGCGCGGCGAAGCAGGTGATCTCATTAGTCTTGTCAGGCACCCGCAGTTGGGTCACGGTCCGGCCGTCGCCGGTCATCGCGGCCAGCAGGTGGGCCGCGGGCGTCTGGCCGCGTCGGGAGCCGCGGGCGGTCTTGCCGTCGATCGCCACCGAGTCCGAGCCGGCAGGGGCAGCGCCGGTCAGATCGGCCAGACCACCGGGGCACACCAGACCGACAACCCTCCGAATCGTGGCGGCACTCGGCGCGACGCGTACGCTCAACGCCCCCGCGACCCGGGCACCCAGGCGGGCCAGGGCATGCTGCGGCGCGTTCGCGGACCACTGGCCGATGGCCGTATATGAGCGTGCTCCGGCGACCACTGCCGAGGCGGCAACCAGCAGCACCGCCACGAACGGGTGACGCACCCCTCGGCGCCGACGCGGATCCGGCAGCAGCCGCAACCGCTCCACCAGCGACAACCCCGCCATGCCCTCCAGGGTGGGCGACTTGACCAGACAGACGGTGGCAGACTGACGACACATCGAAGCTCCGGCGGTACGAGGCGACTTGGGAAGGTCACCCCGTTCAACCGGAGCTTCGTTGCGTTTGTGACGGCCTGGCCCGCCCCCCCCTTGGACCGCCGCGACCTACTGACTCACGTGATCACCGGACTTTGAAATGCCGCTCGGTTGACAATTGGCGAGAGCCGGGATGCATCCGAGCGATCGGCTCCGCGGTCAGTCCGTGACCGCTCGGTCAGGTTTCGGTGGGTCGCGCGTCACTCGGCGTCGGGCCCGGCGAGGGGTGGACGGCTTCACGCTCGGTGGCGGCCTGGTGGAGGAGCATCACCTGGTAGCCGCCGACCCGCTCGGGTTCCTGGCCGGTGAACCGTGCGACCACGGTGCCGTCGGGTGTGGTGAGGGTGCGGCTCGTTCCCGATTGGCGGTACTCGCCGCTCCCCGACTCCCAGGCCTCGCTGGTGATGGTGATGTCCGACCAGCGGATGGGGCGCATGGTGTGGCTACTGCCGATCACGAGGCCGTCTTCGAAGCAGTAGAGGCGCTCCAGGCGGCCTCCTCGGCGTCGCTCGAAGCGGGGCCACAGGGCGAGGCCGGCCATGCCCAATCCCATGAACAGCCCACCGGTGATGAGTACCTCGTCGGGCCAGAGCGGGGCACCGAGGACCAGCAGGTAGCTGGAGGCTCCGAGGAACAACAGGCCCATCGTCATGAAGAACCCGTCGCCGACTGTGGACTTCGGGACCGCGAAGCCCTGGTAACGGCCCAGGGCGCCGGCGGCTCCCACCGCCAGCGCCGCCTCGTGTTCGCTCATGTGCCCCTCCCCGCCTCCACGGCCCGCCCCCGTCGTGCGGGGTCCCGCCCTTTCCTGGGGAGACGATGGGGAACGCGTGGGGGTTCCGCGACCAACGTGGCACGCCCCGCCGCGGAGGTGGATGCCTCCACCGCCATGTTCCCCGGCCCGGGGGCGCGCAGCAGGCCCTACGCTACGGGACAGCAGCAGGACGCGACCGGGGGCGACGTGAGGAGTACGCAGAAGGGCATGGCCGAGTGGGGCTATGAGCTGTTCATGGAGCGGTACCGCGAGCGGCGCTACGGCCTCGCTCGGGAGGGTGATGCCGGAAAGGGCGTCCTCCCGGGCGGATTCGCACCGTGTTTGGTAACCCTGTTCCGGTTGCTGGCGTCACGGGACGCGGATGGTGCCCGCGAGCCCGTTCCGTTGTGGCATCTCAGGGCACTCGCCCGGACCGGTCACCTCGCGCGTGCGGCCGAGCTGGCGTTCACGATCAGCGACGAGCCCAAGCAGGGCGAAGCGCTGCTGGCGCTGGTGGAGGAGGCGGCCGGCGCGGGAGACCTGCTCGGGGCCCAGGCGCTGGTCGACTCGATCCGTGTGAGGGACTGCCACGATCGTGCCCTGGTCGCGCTGGTGCCGGCGTGGGCCAGGGCCGGTGAACTCGACCGAGCCCTCGCGCTGGCGGAGCGGGTCCGCTATCCGCACAACTGGAGCATCACCTGGGCCCTCCTGGCGAAAGCACTGGCGGACACCGGGGACTTCCGCCGCGCGCTCGACTTCGCCGACCGCGCCGCGGGCAGTGCGTCCTCACGGGTGCTCACCCTCCTTCTCGACGTGGCCACCGCGGCCGGCGACCACGTCCGGGCCGGTGACCTCGTCGACCGTCTGGAGGACCTCGCCCGGGGACCCGACGCTCGGGGGTACGACCGGGGCGGGCCGCGGCCGCTGACGGCGATCCTGGTCCCCGAGGTCGGCCGCGGCGACCTGGACCGGCTCGACGCCCTCCTGCGCCGTCCGGGCATATCGCCCCTCTACCCCGCAGTCATGGTCGACGTGCTGGAGGCGGCTTCTGAGACCGCCGAAGTGGACGTGGTCCTTGCGCTGGTGGAGCGGACGCAGACACTGCTCGACGCCTGCAGCCCCACCTCCTGGCACGCCGACGACCTGCGGACGGCGGCGGCGCTGATGCTGGCCCGGCACGGTCGGGTCGAGTGGGCCATGGCCTTCGCCGACGCGATGAACGCCCCCCACCGCCGTGCGGGTTGGCAGGCGGAGATCGTCGGGGAGCTGGCCCGCGGCGGGGACACGGGCCGGGCCGAGACGCTCGCCCACGCGATCACTGACCGACGGGCACGAGCCAGAGCACTGATCGCCGTGGTCGAGGAGTTGGCCCGGCGCGGGGAGACGGACCGAGCCCAGGCGCTCACCCGGGCGATCCCCGACCTCTGGGCGCGGGGGCACGCACTGGTCCCCGTGGTCGAGGAGTTGGCCCGGCGCGGGGAGACGGAGCGGGCCGAGGCGCTCGCCGACACGATCGCCTTCCGCGAGACACGGGACCGCGCCCTGTTCGTCGTCGCGGGGCTGGCCGCGCCGTCCGACGCCCGCAGGCTCGCCGCACGACTCGCCGCGCTCGGCGGCTGGTACGGGATCACCGGTCTCCTGGAACAGTTGGCACCCCAGGGGATAACAGCGGTCACCGATGCCTTGACCGCGTGACCCGTGACGGCGTAACGGTGGGCCCCCGGGACCGGTCACCCTGGGCCGCGGCAGGAGAGCGCCTCGCACGCTCCTGGGCATCGCCTCACCAGGGCAACTACAAGATCACCGGACTTTGCAACACCCCTGGCCCCAGGGCCCTCGCCCCGCCACGCACCTTGCCCCCGGCAAAAGAGGCCGTATCCGGCCCAAGGGCGACACTTTCGGAAAGCTGAAGCGCTTCCCGCAAGAGAGTTTCGATACTACGGTCGCGCAAGATCCAGATCTTATTCCCGATCATCCGGAGGGTCGCGCATGTCCGCGCGCTACTTCGAAAGCTTCGCACCCGGCAGCGGCAGGCTCACGCCTCGCTCGGCCCTCGACTCCGACGCCCCCAGGCTCGACCTCGACGGTGCGTGGGCATTCCGGTTCTCGACGACGCTGCGTCCGGAACCGGACGGGTTCGAGGACCCGGAGTTCGACGACGGCTCCTGGGACCGGCTGCCCGTGCCCTCGCACTGGCAACTGCACGGCTACGGGCGGCCCGTCTACCTCAACATCTCCTACCCGATCCCGGTGGACCCGCCCTTCGTCCCGGACGAGAACGAGACCGGGGACTACCGCCGGGTCTTCGACCTGCCCGCCTCCTGGGAGGGCAGCCGTGCCGTGCTGCGCTTCGAGGGGGTGGACTCCTGCGCCCGGATCTGGCTCAACGGCCGCGAGCTGGGCGTGACGTACGGCAGCCGCCTGCCCGCCGAGTTCGACGTGACCGCGGTGCTGCGGCCGGGCCGCAACGTGCTTGCGGTCCGGGTGCACCAGTTCTCCGCGGGCAGTTACCTGGAGGACCAGGACACCTGGCGCCTGTCGGGCATCTTCCGGAACGTCTGGCTCCAGGCACGTCCCGCCGGCGGGGTCCGGGACGTGTTCGTGCACGCCGGCTACGACACCGTCACCGGCGAGGGCCGACTGCGTGTGGAGGCCGACGCGGAAGCGCCCGTACGGATCAGCGTTCCCGCCCTCGGCGTCCACGACCGACCTGTCACCGACGAGTTCGTCTTCCCCGCGGTGCGTCCCTGGAGCGCGGAGGACCCGCAGCTCTACGAAGCGGACCTGGCCACCGACAGCGAGCGGGTGCGCATCCGGTTCGGGTTCCGCACCGTCGCCGTCGGCGAGGACGGCGTGCTCCGGGTCAACGGCCGCCGGGTGGTGCTGCGCGGGGTCAACCGGCACGAGTTCGACCCCGACCACGGCCGCACGCTGTCCCTGGACACCATGCGCCGCGACGTGGAGCTGATGAAGCGGCACAACATCAACGCCGTACGCACCGCCCACTACCCGCCGCATCCGGCCTTCCTCGACCTGTGCGACGAACTGGGCCTGTGGGTCATGGTCGAGTGCGATCTGGAGACCCACGGCTTCGAGCATGCCGACGAGGAGCGCTGGCAGCGCAACCCCTCCGACGACCCGCGCTGGCACGACGCCTTCATGGACCGCGTCGAGCGCACCGTCGAACGGGACAAGAACCATCCGAGCGTCATCATGTGGTCGCTCGGCAACGAGGCCGGGGACGGCCGCAACCTGCGCGCCATGGCCGAGTGGGTCCACCGCCGGGACCCGTCCCGCCCGCTCCACTACGAGGGCGACCGGCTCGGCGAGTACACCGACGTGCACGCCGAGATGTACCGTCCACCCGCCGCCGTCGCGAGGATCGGCCGCGGCCTGCTGCTGCCGGGTGAGATCTCCTACCCGGCCCGCCCCGGCTCCGGCGATCCGGCGGACGACCCGCGCAACCGCAAGCCATACCTGCTCACCGAGTTCGCGCACGCGATGGGCAACGGCCCCGGCGGACTGGCCGAGTACGCGCAGCTGTGGGACGAGTACCCGCGGTTGCAGGGCGGCTGGGTCTGGGAGTGGATGGACCAGGGGCTGCGTACCCGCGACGCACAGGGCCAGGAGCACTTCGGATACGGCGGCGACTTCGGCGAGGAGCTGCACGACGGCAACTTCATCTGCGACGGCCTGGTCTTCCCCGACCGCAGCGCCTCCCCGGGTCTGCTGGAGTACGCCAAGGTGATCGCGCCCGTGCGCATCGGCCCGGGCCCGCAGCCGGGCACGCTCGCGGTGGAGAACCACTACGACGTGCTGGACCTG
It encodes:
- a CDS encoding terpene synthase family protein, with the translated sequence MSTDLLAPYRMINQRHRDLTRELLAWSLRLCSCGQGAAWHAQTAYVAATFETCGAPSDATLDESLLGGKYIVFFLCLDDGPTDQLANLEQELRSGRPAASGECGVLCHALLDEMNKRALDTQQFTTELADFCSAMATEAQHDVRTMTEEQFHALRRQTIGNQPYITCWRAIRGLPVPTPGSEAQEFNELAVEAVYLVNDLASITKDEEEVLKGAANAYVTSNWVLFHARSPGELHTAIDTAITRYSRIVDTFVHAPQTPFASLLSSIVDGNLDAHLSLTSMRYPGSAQILRVLPHIGS
- a CDS encoding ISAs1 family transposase yields the protein MCRQSATVCLVKSPTLEGMAGLSLVERLRLLPDPRRRRGVRHPFVAVLLVAASAVVAGARSYTAIGQWSANAPQHALARLGARVAGALSVRVAPSAATIRRVVGLVCPGGLADLTGAAPAGSDSVAIDGKTARGSRRGQTPAAHLLAAMTGDGRTVTQLRVPDKTNEITCFAALLAPFDLTGVTVTAVALHTQRAHACFLVEEKKAHYLLVVKANQPELHRRLRSLPWKDVTARRYDREIGHGRRETRATRALTVTDLGLDFPHAAQAVRILRYRTNLTTGVISRQAVYAITDLTSHQASPQRLGQLARSQWTIENRLHFVRDTTFAEDASKIRTGHGPENMAALRNLAINTLRAAGHRNIAAGIRHVSYEPFTRPLALLGIA
- a CDS encoding RICIN domain-containing protein codes for the protein MFASVVALLAAALAAPQSASATTVSDINGSTAGNAAIRSVDLAGTWSFTPKGRAATSITVPGGGWYKQGFTDVNEATYSRTVTVPDTGQPQSVWIEFGAVNHQATLSVDGQVVATQTTSFTQSNFDISAFAAPGTTHTISVNVKGRYALMNGSRTLVPDAAQWSEAIPQGIYRSAFLRVYPAVYVSDAFVRTSVANQTLSYDVSVTNSSGSSRSVTLTGTLASDNSTSFNYPSLPSKTVTVAAHSTAKVTVGPVAWNLGSSSYWWPNVPYRSGYRAQLHQLSVHASTDDGRTSDASYRFGFRETTQNGEYYYLNGVRVNFRGDSLQGADYDRIDNGGKGDAYDTLPGFLPPSTGNGGWPQAVDNYQRLNYNVVRIHQEPASPYMLDVADEMGLMVIDETAIRGTCSCQDFVAGHDNMVNHARALTLRDRNHPAIIRWSQSNEADYSSFDSESFEKDLYAAMNGNDGTRPISVDTGSATNPYPNMLNGNFAVYSHYIDGIGKYGEARANLTGRPDGEGEYVWDKSNTKQGFEWFATATIAKRAKDASDLRPYTLLSGWASFVPGVKSTDFVPEEGGHPVYGADNLSDPWSNPQIQRIQAAFNPVAAVDLPYWSASGQSDTNGTFPLPQAVDTYSFNKTVTRNITVFNDDLSGTSVGLNWKARLDKPDGTVIASGSEPLTIPLGSRVSQPISFTTPASGNRVYLELSTTKSGSTTFTDSVEYLNLGNPTTSVDDAATAVTYTGSWSHASDESGPYAGTNSYSDVTGDKSTLSFVGTGVTLHAVTAPSHGIVGISIDGGAETLVDEYSADRTGDVAVWTSPRLASGTHTISVRVTGTQRAAATHDWATVDRFEIANQPKEGTNYRIVNRNSGKPLAVAGGSTADGALVVQTANGGAWTIDAAPGGAYTLKYVSSGKALDVDGYSSTVGLQLQQWTPTGGTNQQWYLRPTGDGYFTVVSHDSGLVADVYGWDTGDGAKVVQYTSGGGANQQWKLIPA